The Clostridiaceae bacterium HFYG-1003 genome includes a window with the following:
- a CDS encoding SpaA isopeptide-forming pilin-related protein translates to MSVDFRKTGKNLLSLFLLFTFLMGFLPFGMTLRAEESGGEIEPAMKVQITADVKWVDVPDGVDVPDISIQLKKGSEVLEEKILSSGNTTVHFAEVDKFDSEGNEIAYSLALDNVEGFETEINGYTVQNTYIKPAVPEPAEENPPADEVAPGDEEPPGAEDPPGAEDPPVEPPTEPEPPPVEDPPAVEEPPAEEPPAVEEPPADDPPAVVEPPVENPPAEDPPAVEEPPVENPPAEVPSTEEVPENPGTDQIGQPVGPDRLILGTIVSDIPVYETVPLLNKSTTNSTTSLPSASVSATMVSPTIPGQVTIDKYAVPVPGLVNTWDVTLRIEGMETAKSSDIVLVIDRSGSMLGTKLSGAKTAAKAFVSALADDPNTRISLVSFASAYNGATTVTTHTGLLNVNVAANRTTLNNAIDSLVALGGTNTQASIRAASQVLATSTADYKNIVLLSDGEPTQSYQINNVLTKLEAYGQNETVESGGGTYTAYVANRTRSNLLAADYDYTAMRGYGSAAYTRIGDSGQNYYSHGNSAIAQAAMFKSLGADRILWTIALETTAYGNSVLESIASPGKDFTAQTSDLNTIFLQIAGSINAAARDITVDDPMGLGFEIPAANVGDIVVSQGSATYIGGVISWNVGDLFKPISAGSNIKYAEMTYRVSITDDILLLLVPPDGRYPTNGDADVTFKDSNGATQTVDFPIPKVNPIFLKVKKTLLDAAGTEILDPARSFDIRIKSDNTDGDVIYPEYDHIYTLIPGQSIIKTNLRLADIYTVSETAADYDITIKVNGTVVSTFEVLPPAGTPLADTGQNDIEVEVINKEKPLGKLILKKVLVDENDVPIMNDTREFTFTITGPAIPGVFDGEETRTLKGGDTVTIEGLRYGTYTVVETDPGLGFTVTSVPMDGKATLAWNSKEGTVTITNKYVSPPRDVVAKKIWENGPEEDHVPVTLTLYRQIGLNPKEEVTGVTPVIVPAAGPATEFVYTWSNLPKTDVHGVEYIYTVDELVIPTGYDKSISDDGLTVTNKRKVSSLQLLKLNVAGAPLQGAEFELYRKVTETEPGAILFEDENGDPLYGIKVNGTLITGPDGKSQIIADLEIGEYFVIETKAPVGYYIHKHPIEFRIVATLTLNVIEITNELAPIIPLTGGMGTWLFTILGVGLMGGALFGITKSTNKSKGKEESKMKGRKLFSILMTFLMLFVYVLPVTASADPAPVNTTDVTIHKLELFSDFTPVKHNGTELDETALNGIFGSGNYKMLPGVVFSYWIVTESDTLEELNDKFAANLLGPPVGVLAATDNNGEVFIDNLPDGYYYFRETFTPANVTKQIAVPFILGLPVMNAAGTDYISDLHIYPKNLTVRGAVVLTKYAGQMRVPGAKFRLYKGVAPGGGEYDPEGTAPPVEFITDENGWIIVNNLPVGDYYFVETFAPDPYLLNDTPIPFTITANGKVEITQGDPDVLVTTGDVKRVSLDNFEGPYIDKSVIEIGTTEGSGDFNEPLDFFLTIELPADILSYDSLKVSDTLEAMLDYKDSLVISGSTNGSTYNPLAPTMYTILSQPAPDGHGLLEISFDPDELFIMDDDVKVPMINLRISFKAAINETAIMGQGIPNDATVSYNNGSTDGHDDSNEVKVYTGGKNFIKRDSKTEAPLAGAEFAVQNGAGQFLKIGVNGEYIWVATKDDTTFRLISGADGKFEIKGLQYDLEHGTTYYLVETKAPMSAMGYPYNLIKDPIPFVVNATSYYLDPTMIELGSDPAKATPMTVLNILGPQIPQTGGIGTMLFTLIGGGLMGSAVLLNKKRTRK, encoded by the coding sequence ATGAGTGTAGATTTCAGAAAAACCGGAAAAAATCTGCTGTCACTCTTTCTGCTGTTTACCTTCTTAATGGGCTTCCTGCCATTCGGGATGACATTAAGAGCAGAAGAGTCAGGCGGAGAGATTGAGCCTGCAATGAAGGTTCAAATTACAGCCGATGTGAAATGGGTCGACGTCCCGGATGGGGTGGATGTTCCTGATATCAGCATTCAGTTGAAGAAAGGTTCAGAAGTCCTGGAAGAAAAGATTCTTTCATCCGGAAATACGACTGTCCATTTCGCGGAGGTCGACAAGTTTGACTCCGAGGGCAATGAGATTGCATATTCCCTGGCTTTGGATAATGTGGAAGGGTTTGAAACCGAAATCAATGGTTATACGGTTCAGAACACTTACATTAAACCTGCCGTGCCAGAGCCCGCAGAGGAAAACCCGCCTGCAGATGAAGTAGCTCCCGGAGATGAGGAACCTCCCGGAGCGGAAGACCCTCCCGGAGCGGAAGACCCTCCTGTCGAACCACCGACTGAACCGGAGCCTCCTCCGGTAGAAGACCCCCCAGCTGTGGAAGAACCTCCGGCAGAAGAACCACCGGCAGTTGAAGAACCACCGGCAGATGATCCACCAGCTGTTGTAGAACCACCGGTCGAGAATCCACCGGCAGAAGATCCGCCGGCAGTGGAAGAACCACCGGTTGAGAATCCGCCGGCAGAAGTCCCTTCGACAGAAGAAGTACCAGAAAATCCTGGAACAGATCAAATTGGCCAACCGGTTGGACCGGATCGACTGATTCTTGGAACGATCGTATCCGATATTCCGGTTTACGAAACCGTACCATTGCTGAATAAATCCACTACAAATTCAACAACATCACTACCATCAGCATCGGTATCAGCCACCATGGTATCTCCGACAATTCCTGGACAGGTTACGATCGACAAGTACGCTGTACCGGTTCCTGGACTGGTCAATACCTGGGATGTCACACTCCGGATTGAGGGTATGGAGACAGCCAAATCTTCGGATATTGTGCTTGTAATCGACCGCTCCGGCAGTATGCTTGGGACAAAGCTTTCAGGAGCCAAGACCGCTGCGAAAGCCTTTGTCAGTGCTCTTGCCGATGATCCTAATACAAGAATCTCATTAGTGTCCTTTGCTTCAGCTTACAATGGAGCAACAACAGTCACCACTCATACCGGTTTGCTGAATGTCAACGTTGCGGCCAACCGGACAACACTGAACAATGCGATTGACAGTCTGGTTGCTTTGGGAGGAACCAATACCCAGGCAAGTATTCGAGCCGCCTCTCAAGTTCTTGCAACCAGCACAGCCGACTATAAGAATATCGTATTGCTGTCCGATGGAGAACCAACCCAAAGCTATCAGATTAACAATGTGCTGACAAAACTTGAAGCCTATGGACAAAATGAAACAGTTGAGTCTGGTGGCGGAACCTACACCGCATATGTAGCTAATCGTACGAGAAGCAATCTGCTGGCAGCAGATTATGACTATACTGCTATGAGAGGTTACGGATCGGCTGCCTATACCAGAATCGGCGATTCGGGTCAAAATTACTACAGTCACGGCAACAGTGCCATTGCGCAGGCCGCCATGTTCAAGTCGTTGGGTGCAGATCGTATCTTATGGACCATTGCACTGGAGACTACAGCGTACGGTAATTCGGTTCTGGAAAGCATTGCTTCGCCTGGCAAGGACTTCACCGCCCAAACCAGTGATCTGAACACGATCTTCCTGCAGATTGCCGGATCGATCAATGCTGCCGCCCGCGATATCACAGTCGACGACCCGATGGGGCTGGGCTTCGAAATCCCGGCAGCCAATGTGGGCGATATTGTGGTTTCCCAGGGCAGTGCAACTTATATCGGCGGTGTGATCAGCTGGAACGTAGGAGATCTGTTCAAACCGATCTCCGCTGGCTCGAATATCAAGTATGCCGAAATGACATACAGGGTATCCATCACCGATGACATTCTCTTGTTGCTGGTTCCGCCCGATGGCAGGTATCCCACGAACGGAGATGCGGATGTGACGTTTAAGGATTCCAACGGGGCGACACAAACCGTCGACTTCCCGATTCCAAAAGTCAATCCGATTTTCCTGAAAGTGAAGAAGACTTTGCTGGACGCAGCTGGCACTGAGATTCTGGATCCCGCCCGTTCATTTGATATCAGAATCAAGAGTGACAATACCGACGGCGACGTCATTTATCCGGAATACGACCACATCTATACCTTGATTCCAGGACAGTCGATCATCAAGACGAACTTGCGACTGGCAGACATCTATACCGTCAGTGAGACGGCGGCAGATTATGACATCACAATCAAGGTAAACGGAACGGTTGTCAGTACATTTGAGGTACTGCCTCCGGCAGGCACCCCACTGGCTGATACGGGACAGAATGACATCGAAGTGGAAGTCATCAACAAGGAAAAACCCTTAGGCAAACTGATTTTGAAGAAAGTCCTGGTGGACGAAAATGATGTTCCGATCATGAATGATACCAGAGAGTTTACTTTCACCATCACCGGACCTGCGATCCCCGGCGTTTTTGACGGCGAGGAAACCAGGACGCTGAAAGGCGGAGATACAGTTACCATCGAAGGCTTGAGATACGGCACCTATACGGTCGTTGAAACAGACCCCGGACTTGGATTCACGGTAACCTCTGTGCCGATGGATGGAAAAGCTACACTGGCCTGGAACAGTAAGGAAGGAACCGTCACAATCACGAATAAATATGTCAGCCCGCCCCGAGATGTTGTGGCGAAAAAGATTTGGGAAAATGGTCCTGAAGAGGATCATGTGCCTGTCACCCTGACGCTGTATCGTCAGATCGGACTGAATCCCAAGGAAGAAGTCACTGGCGTGACACCGGTCATCGTTCCGGCAGCGGGTCCGGCCACTGAATTTGTCTACACCTGGTCGAATCTGCCCAAAACGGATGTTCATGGCGTCGAGTATATCTACACCGTAGATGAGCTTGTCATTCCAACAGGATATGATAAGTCAATCAGTGATGACGGACTGACCGTGACAAACAAACGAAAAGTCAGCTCACTCCAGCTCCTGAAACTGAATGTTGCCGGAGCACCGCTGCAAGGAGCTGAATTTGAACTTTACCGCAAAGTAACCGAGACGGAACCGGGAGCGATTCTGTTTGAAGATGAAAACGGAGACCCGCTGTACGGTATTAAGGTGAACGGCACCCTGATTACGGGACCGGATGGAAAATCCCAGATTATAGCTGATCTGGAAATCGGAGAGTACTTCGTGATTGAAACAAAAGCTCCGGTTGGCTACTACATCCACAAGCATCCGATTGAATTCAGAATTGTCGCAACGCTCACCTTAAATGTCATCGAAATCACGAACGAATTAGCCCCCATCATCCCGCTGACCGGTGGAATGGGAACCTGGCTGTTCACCATTCTTGGTGTGGGACTCATGGGCGGTGCCTTGTTCGGGATCACAAAATCCACGAATAAATCCAAAGGAAAGGAAGAGAGCAAGATGAAAGGACGTAAACTTTTCAGCATCCTAATGACATTCCTGATGTTGTTCGTATATGTACTGCCTGTCACTGCTTCAGCTGACCCGGCACCTGTCAATACGACGGACGTTACCATCCATAAACTGGAACTGTTCAGCGATTTCACACCGGTTAAGCATAATGGAACAGAACTGGATGAGACTGCATTGAATGGGATCTTCGGTTCCGGCAACTACAAGATGCTCCCAGGCGTTGTATTCAGTTACTGGATTGTCACTGAATCAGATACACTCGAAGAACTCAATGACAAATTCGCAGCCAATTTACTGGGTCCTCCTGTTGGTGTATTGGCGGCAACCGATAACAACGGTGAAGTATTCATTGACAATCTTCCAGATGGTTACTACTATTTCCGCGAGACATTTACTCCGGCTAATGTAACCAAGCAGATTGCAGTGCCTTTTATTCTGGGACTGCCGGTCATGAATGCAGCCGGAACAGATTACATTTCGGACCTTCACATTTATCCCAAGAACCTTACTGTCCGCGGTGCGGTTGTACTGACGAAGTATGCCGGACAGATGAGAGTGCCTGGCGCAAAGTTTAGATTATATAAAGGTGTAGCACCAGGTGGAGGTGAGTATGATCCGGAAGGAACGGCTCCTCCTGTTGAATTTATCACCGATGAGAATGGATGGATTATTGTAAATAACCTGCCGGTTGGAGACTACTATTTTGTTGAAACCTTTGCTCCGGATCCGTACCTGCTCAATGATACACCGATTCCATTCACGATTACTGCAAATGGTAAGGTCGAAATAACTCAGGGAGACCCTGATGTCCTGGTTACGACGGGCGATGTTAAGCGCGTGAGCCTCGATAACTTTGAGGGACCTTACATTGATAAATCTGTTATCGAGATTGGAACAACCGAAGGTTCCGGTGACTTCAATGAGCCGCTCGATTTCTTCCTGACAATTGAACTGCCTGCAGACATCCTCAGTTACGACAGCTTGAAGGTTAGTGATACTTTAGAAGCCATGTTAGATTACAAGGATTCGCTGGTTATTTCCGGAAGTACTAATGGAAGTACCTATAATCCGCTCGCTCCGACGATGTACACTATTCTGAGTCAGCCGGCACCGGATGGCCATGGACTGCTGGAAATCTCTTTTGATCCTGATGAACTCTTCATCATGGATGATGATGTCAAAGTTCCAATGATTAATCTGAGAATCTCTTTCAAAGCAGCCATTAATGAAACGGCCATTATGGGACAGGGCATTCCGAATGATGCAACCGTATCATACAATAACGGATCCACGGACGGCCATGATGATTCCAATGAAGTCAAAGTTTACACCGGAGGCAAGAACTTCATCAAACGGGACAGCAAAACGGAAGCTCCTCTGGCAGGAGCAGAGTTCGCGGTGCAGAATGGAGCCGGTCAGTTCCTGAA
- the ltrA gene encoding group II intron reverse transcriptase/maturase, translating into MKAEYRKGCLQRDSAEHKEYAGAQSVEARKRSEQGGAKDLLEEILDKRNLFEAYKRVKDNRGAPGIDGMTVEAVLPWLQENVEELRQKIREGKYKPDPVRRAVIPKPDGSGERMLGIPTVIDRILQQAIALKLTPIFESVFADESYGYRPDRNCQKAMARVKEYADEGYIHVAEVDLSKYFDTLNHELLMNLVRQQIQDKRVTQLIKSYLKSGVMEKGVVTETEEGSPQGGPLSPLLANIYLNQYDWEMKRRGVAIVRYADDIVVLARSQRAAERLLESSRKYLEEKLKLKLNQEKSRAISIYSRKFKFLGYAMGKNKNGNYIRAHKSSLKKARQKLKEKTRRNRGKNVREVMKEVKAYITGWLNHYYIASIKNTLIEWDKWLRRRLRMYIWKQWKKPRTRVDNLRKLGIPAWQAYQWGNSRLGYWRIAGSPVLARSITNEKLVQAGYFEILNQYERMRKH; encoded by the coding sequence GTGAAAGCAGAATACCGAAAGGGCTGCCTGCAAAGGGATAGTGCGGAACACAAAGAGTATGCAGGAGCGCAGAGCGTCGAGGCTCGGAAAAGGAGCGAACAAGGCGGTGCTAAGGACCTGTTGGAGGAAATTCTGGATAAGAGAAATCTGTTCGAAGCCTACAAAAGGGTCAAGGACAACCGCGGAGCACCTGGCATCGATGGAATGACCGTCGAGGCGGTACTGCCATGGTTGCAGGAGAATGTGGAAGAGCTCAGGCAGAAGATCCGGGAAGGGAAGTATAAACCCGACCCGGTTCGACGCGCAGTGATTCCCAAACCAGATGGAAGCGGCGAACGCATGCTGGGGATTCCCACGGTCATTGACCGAATACTCCAGCAAGCCATTGCCCTCAAACTGACCCCGATCTTCGAATCGGTGTTCGCGGATGAAAGTTATGGTTACCGACCGGACCGGAATTGTCAGAAGGCCATGGCGAGAGTCAAGGAGTATGCAGACGAAGGCTACATCCATGTTGCAGAAGTAGACTTGTCCAAATACTTCGATACACTCAACCACGAACTGCTGATGAATCTTGTTCGTCAGCAGATCCAGGACAAACGAGTGACACAGCTCATAAAGAGTTATTTGAAAAGCGGAGTCATGGAAAAAGGGGTGGTCACCGAAACGGAGGAAGGTTCACCGCAAGGCGGGCCGCTCTCCCCCCTGCTGGCTAATATCTACCTGAATCAATATGACTGGGAGATGAAGCGCAGAGGGGTGGCCATTGTTCGGTATGCCGATGACATCGTGGTACTGGCAAGGAGCCAGCGAGCCGCCGAGCGTCTGTTGGAATCCAGCAGAAAGTACCTGGAAGAGAAGCTGAAGCTAAAACTGAATCAGGAAAAGAGCCGGGCCATCAGTATCTATTCGAGGAAGTTCAAGTTTCTGGGCTACGCCATGGGCAAGAATAAGAATGGAAACTACATACGAGCCCATAAAAGCTCCCTGAAGAAAGCCAGGCAGAAGTTGAAGGAGAAAACCAGGCGCAACCGGGGAAAGAACGTACGAGAAGTCATGAAAGAGGTCAAAGCCTATATCACAGGCTGGCTGAACCACTACTACATCGCTTCAATCAAGAACACGCTGATTGAGTGGGATAAATGGCTTCGAAGACGACTGAGAATGTACATCTGGAAGCAGTGGAAGAAACCCAGAACAAGGGTGGATAACTTGCGGAAACTGGGAATCCCGGCATGGCAAGCCTACCAGTGGGGAAATTCCAGGCTGGGATATTGGCGTATTGCCGGAAGTCCGGTCTTGGCACGCTCCATAACAAACGAAAAGCTCGTACAGGCAGGATACTTTGAAATCCTTAATCAGTACGAGCGAATGCGTAAGCACTAA
- a CDS encoding FMN-binding protein: MAGFVLGAVLLAVAVFFGGSQMAKGISVGSVDLNKINDGTYTGEATWNPVKVRVQVTVENHRMTRIDILEHTNGIGFRAEEPVRQSILDRQQPSVDHVSGATISSKIIMKAVENALKP, translated from the coding sequence TTGGCTGGTTTTGTACTCGGAGCCGTTTTATTGGCAGTTGCCGTGTTCTTTGGCGGAAGTCAGATGGCGAAGGGAATCTCGGTGGGTTCTGTTGACCTGAATAAAATAAACGATGGAACTTACACGGGGGAAGCCACCTGGAACCCGGTTAAAGTTCGAGTGCAGGTTACAGTCGAGAATCATCGAATGACCAGAATCGACATATTGGAGCATACCAATGGGATAGGATTTCGTGCGGAAGAACCGGTTCGTCAAAGCATCTTGGATCGTCAACAGCCCAGCGTGGATCATGTGAGCGGTGCAACCATCAGTTCCAAGATTATCATGAAAGCGGTAGAAAATGCATTAAAACCATAA
- a CDS encoding DJ-1/PfpI family protein, whose amino-acid sequence MKKVACFFADGSEELELIAVVDVLRRGGVKADLISISGPMPVSAHGISIKADYQMDAIQIEDYDAIFIPGGSKGAENLSNHPEVLKAIRLFHTQAKLVSAICAGPVVLEKAGILAGHHGTSYPGFEGELSFKVYEEKLVVASEGVVTSRGPATALLLGFELLRQLDLTEDAQRIWKGMLMPQLAQSIKDPEIRS is encoded by the coding sequence ATGAAAAAAGTAGCATGTTTCTTTGCAGATGGATCAGAGGAGCTGGAACTTATTGCGGTCGTCGATGTTTTGCGCAGAGGTGGTGTGAAAGCGGATTTAATATCAATTTCTGGTCCTATGCCGGTGTCGGCTCATGGAATCTCAATCAAGGCGGATTATCAGATGGATGCCATTCAAATCGAAGACTATGATGCGATCTTCATTCCTGGAGGTTCCAAGGGGGCGGAGAATTTAAGCAATCATCCCGAAGTGTTGAAAGCGATCCGTTTGTTCCACACTCAGGCCAAGCTGGTGAGCGCGATTTGCGCAGGACCGGTCGTGCTGGAAAAGGCTGGAATCCTGGCAGGGCATCATGGCACGTCCTATCCAGGATTTGAGGGTGAACTCAGTTTTAAGGTCTATGAAGAGAAGCTGGTTGTGGCATCGGAAGGGGTGGTTACTTCCAGAGGGCCGGCTACTGCACTGCTGCTGGGATTTGAGCTGCTCAGGCAGTTGGATCTGACAGAGGATGCTCAAAGAATCTGGAAGGGCATGCTGATGCCGCAGTTGGCGCAATCGATCAAGGATCCGGAAATCAGATCATGA
- a CDS encoding DNA topoisomerase 4 subunit A: MSKSIIPKDQNIIDLPLEEAMPDNYLPYAVEVAKDRALPDVRDGLKPVHRRILYGAYLLKAYPDRAYMKSARIVGDIMGKFHPHGDSSVYDAMTILAQDFSTRIPLIEGQGNWGSMDGDSAAAMRYTEARLSKAAMALIGDIDSNTVDFVNNYSDTETEPVVMPAKFPNLLVNGSFGIAVGLSTNIPPHNLGEIIDATCALIENPELTVEGLMKYVPGPDLPTGGTVIGRDGLKAAYETGEGKAVLRAKTQIEKLDNGRLGIVITEFPYRKNKARILQTISEMTGDKKHQKALEAITDIRDESGRAGVRGVIELRKSAGEEEADRVLKYLLKKTDLQSNLNFNMVAIDKGKPVTFGMKGILSAYIEHQREVITRRTQNELEIAERRFHIVEGFMHAIDVMDELIITIRASKNKADANSNIQKQFGFTEMQATAILELMLYRLTGLEMSAFLKEHEQLAKLIKKLKGILAVRRKLDDLIVAELKETKEQFSNERRTLLIDDEGEAAIHVEELIVVEDSMVTLSLEGFIKQMPLKSYHRSSADPASIEYREGDQLIAHFVTNTLDQVYLFTNLGNLFQLESKRIPEAKWKDKGTRFDEFLRTKLDDEEKVVAAFSLPRISEAMIFKFLTDKGRIKRTLGETYNSKYTKLVALKLAPGERLYGVLIEEGQKLIDHRTQPLVPTASGQMQEEDSMILTQINPEEDWSGENGAVSVEYQRFPEFLSITTEQGLTFSVPEGECEVRDKMVLPDRFAVIPEKDRIVQIRYVFDYEIKPYELEVTDRGEIKPIQGKRKTAGFVLRGDSYSELIFLTADGMGHKLPGYLFENLKSPVHLSSLFDFEPRKRRIVGAFTGDSSQLIEEEIILATARGLIKRTLLHEFLSAQDSFPVVKFRHPKDQLVFAQVLSNPSEVVILLTERGMAIKFSAEGVSQMGRTAGGVQGMSLKEEDQIVWGSLEMGYKTLELETNRGGKSEVKVTSIKNQNRAGKGSNIMKMVLDETISKVTPK; the protein is encoded by the coding sequence ATGTCGAAAAGCATAATACCTAAGGATCAAAATATCATCGATCTCCCGCTGGAAGAGGCGATGCCTGACAATTACCTGCCCTACGCCGTAGAGGTAGCCAAGGACCGTGCTCTGCCAGATGTGCGGGACGGACTCAAGCCGGTTCATCGGCGGATTCTATATGGAGCCTATCTGCTGAAAGCCTACCCGGATCGAGCATACATGAAGTCAGCTCGAATTGTCGGTGACATCATGGGTAAGTTCCATCCCCATGGCGACTCATCCGTCTATGATGCCATGACGATTCTGGCACAGGACTTTTCTACCCGTATTCCCTTAATCGAAGGCCAGGGCAACTGGGGTTCCATGGACGGAGACTCAGCCGCAGCCATGCGTTACACCGAGGCCCGCTTGTCCAAAGCGGCCATGGCCCTGATCGGAGATATTGATTCCAATACAGTGGACTTCGTCAATAACTACTCAGATACCGAGACCGAACCGGTCGTCATGCCCGCCAAATTCCCCAACCTACTGGTCAACGGGTCCTTTGGCATCGCGGTGGGTCTGTCCACCAACATTCCACCCCATAACCTGGGAGAAATCATCGATGCCACCTGTGCGCTCATTGAAAACCCTGAGCTCACAGTGGAAGGGCTGATGAAGTACGTACCCGGTCCGGATCTGCCCACCGGCGGAACCGTTATTGGGCGAGACGGGCTGAAGGCGGCGTATGAAACCGGAGAGGGCAAAGCGGTTCTGCGGGCTAAAACCCAGATCGAAAAGTTGGACAACGGACGTCTGGGCATTGTTATTACTGAGTTTCCCTATCGCAAGAACAAAGCCCGCATTCTTCAGACCATCTCCGAAATGACCGGCGATAAAAAGCATCAGAAGGCCCTGGAGGCCATTACTGACATCCGGGATGAATCCGGCCGGGCTGGTGTCCGGGGAGTCATTGAGCTGCGCAAGAGTGCCGGGGAAGAGGAAGCGGATCGGGTCCTGAAGTACCTTTTAAAGAAAACGGATCTGCAGAGCAATCTGAACTTCAACATGGTAGCCATCGATAAAGGCAAACCAGTCACCTTTGGCATGAAAGGAATTCTTTCAGCTTATATCGAGCATCAGCGGGAGGTTATCACCCGACGCACTCAGAATGAGCTGGAAATCGCCGAACGTCGGTTCCACATCGTCGAGGGCTTTATGCACGCCATTGATGTCATGGATGAACTGATTATCACAATCCGGGCATCAAAAAACAAAGCGGATGCCAATTCCAACATTCAAAAACAGTTCGGTTTTACCGAGATGCAGGCGACTGCCATCCTCGAATTAATGCTGTACCGACTCACCGGACTGGAAATGAGTGCCTTCCTAAAGGAACACGAGCAGCTGGCCAAACTGATCAAGAAGCTGAAGGGAATCCTGGCGGTTCGGCGCAAGCTGGACGATCTCATCGTGGCGGAGCTGAAGGAGACCAAGGAACAGTTTTCGAATGAGCGCAGAACTCTGCTCATCGATGATGAAGGGGAAGCAGCCATACACGTTGAAGAACTGATTGTAGTGGAAGACTCCATGGTGACCCTGTCGCTGGAGGGATTCATCAAGCAGATGCCGTTGAAGAGCTATCACCGCTCATCAGCCGATCCGGCTTCCATTGAGTACCGGGAAGGTGATCAGCTGATCGCTCACTTTGTGACGAATACCCTGGATCAGGTGTATTTGTTTACGAATCTGGGCAATCTCTTTCAGCTGGAATCCAAACGAATTCCCGAAGCCAAATGGAAAGACAAGGGCACCCGCTTTGATGAATTCCTTCGCACCAAGCTGGATGATGAGGAGAAGGTCGTAGCGGCTTTCAGTCTGCCCCGGATCAGTGAGGCCATGATTTTTAAGTTCCTCACCGACAAGGGCCGGATTAAGCGAACCCTGGGCGAAACCTATAATTCGAAATATACGAAGCTGGTTGCCCTGAAACTGGCACCTGGCGAGCGATTATACGGAGTTCTGATTGAAGAGGGTCAAAAGCTCATCGATCACCGTACTCAGCCGCTTGTTCCCACGGCGTCAGGCCAGATGCAGGAAGAGGATTCCATGATCCTGACACAGATCAATCCGGAAGAAGACTGGTCTGGAGAAAACGGGGCAGTGTCCGTTGAGTATCAGCGATTCCCAGAATTCTTAAGCATAACCACGGAACAAGGACTCACATTCAGCGTGCCGGAGGGCGAATGCGAGGTGCGGGATAAGATGGTTCTGCCAGATCGCTTTGCTGTTATACCGGAAAAAGATCGAATCGTGCAAATCCGCTATGTATTTGACTATGAGATCAAACCCTACGAGCTGGAAGTAACCGACCGTGGAGAAATCAAGCCGATTCAGGGAAAACGCAAGACGGCAGGATTCGTTTTAAGAGGCGATTCATATTCTGAACTGATTTTCCTGACAGCAGACGGCATGGGACACAAGCTTCCGGGCTACCTGTTTGAGAACCTGAAAAGTCCGGTGCATTTATCCAGCCTATTCGATTTTGAACCGAGAAAACGACGCATTGTGGGAGCATTCACCGGAGACAGCAGCCAGTTGATCGAGGAAGAAATCATCCTGGCCACAGCCAGGGGACTTATCAAGAGAACTCTGCTTCACGAATTCCTGTCTGCTCAGGACAGTTTTCCAGTGGTGAAGTTCAGGCATCCGAAGGATCAGCTGGTATTTGCCCAGGTACTCTCCAATCCCTCGGAGGTGGTTATTCTGCTGACGGAGCGCGGCATGGCCATCAAGTTCTCGGCGGAAGGAGTATCCCAGATGGGACGCACCGCCGGCGGCGTACAAGGCATGTCACTAAAGGAAGAGGATCAGATTGTCTGGGGAAGTTTGGAAATGGGCTATAAGACGCTGGAGCTTGAAACAAACCGGGGCGGGAAATCAGAGGTCAAAGTAACCTCCATTAAAAATCAAAACCGGGCGGGAAAGGGTTCCAACATCATGAAAATGGTGCTGGATGAAACGATCAGCAAGGTGACGCCAAAATAA